In Streptomyces camelliae, the sequence CGCCGGACAGCTCGCCCGGCATGCTGCGCTCCTTGCCCTCCAGCCCCAGCTCGGCCAGGAGCGTCTCGCGCTCGGCACGGGCCCGCTTCGGTGGGACTCCGGCCAGCAGGGCGGGCAGTTCGACGTTGTCGGCGACGGACAGGTTCGACACCAGGTTGAAGAACTGGAAGACGAAACCGATGGACTTCCGTCGCTCCACCGCCCAGCGAGCCTCGCTGAAGGAGTCCGTGCACCGGCCGTCCAGCCAGATGCTGCCCTCGTCCGGCCGCTGCAGCCCGCCCAGCAGGTGCAGCAGCGTCGACTTCCCGGCGCCGGACGGGCCGGTGATCGCCACGAACTCGCCCCGGGCCACGCTCAGGTCGACCCCGCGGACGGCGTGCGCGGGCGCGCCCTCGCCGTGGTGGGTCTTGACCAGGCCCGCGGCCCGAAGGACCGGGACAGTGTCCTCGCTCATTCCAGTTCCTCCTGGCACCGTTCCAGCCAGTCGAGGTCGGCCTGGAGATGCAGCATCGCGCCCTCGATCAGCAGATGGGCGATTCGGTTGTCCCGGTCCTCGGCCGCGGCCAGTTTCGACAGGGTGCGCATGGTGTTGAGGTACTGGCGCCGCTGCTTGTTGATGAGGGCGATCTGGTCGGCGAGACCGGTCTGCGAGGCGAGGGCGAGCTTCATGAAGAACTCGTCCCGCACCCGCGGCTCGTCCTCGGTCTCCTCGAACCAGGCGTGCAGCGCCTCCCGCCCGGCGTCGGTGAGGTGGTAGACCTTCTTGTTGGGCCGGCTGGACTGCTCGACGTCCTCGCCCTCGATGAGCCCGGACTTCTCCAGGCGGCCGAGGGTGACGTAGATCTGGCCGACGTTCGGCTGAGGGTACGCGGAGCCCAGCAGTTGCTCAAGGTCCTGCTTCAGCTCATAGCCGTGGGCCGGGCCGCGGGCGAGGAGTGCCAGGAGGGCAAGGCGCACGCGAGCTGTCCTCCTGTCCTGTCACCATGTGCTCCAGGCCCTAGTATCCCGCATACCTAACAGGTATACATGGCCTCTGACCCCGGGCGAGGGTGCCCGGAGCCGGTGTGCAAGGAGGAACCTATGCGGTGGATACGCGCCGCCGGTAGGGGCCTCCTCGTCCTCGTCGTGATCATGACCGGGTACGTCACCTCCGGCATCGGCGCCGACGAGGGCGCGGGTGGTGGGCGCGGCCCGCTCACCCTGGCCACCGCCGGCGACCTCACCGGCTATCTCGGCCCGCTGCTCCAGGGCTGGAACCGCACCCACCCCGGCGAGAAAGTCACCCTCGTCGAGCTGCCGGACTCGGCCGACGAGACGTATGCGCAGATGACGACCGACCTGCGCGGCGGCGACCGGAGCCGCTTCGACGTCCTCAACATCGACGTCAACTGGACCTCGGAGTTCGCGGCGGCCGGCTGGATCCGCCCGCTGCCCCGCGACCGCTTCCCCCTCAAGAGCTTCCTGCCCCCGGTCGTGGACACGGCGACCTACGACGGACGCCTGTACGCGGTCCCGTACGTCACGAACGCCGGACTCCTCCTCTACCGCAAGGACGTCCTCGCCGAGGAGGGCGTGCCGCCGCCGCGCACCTGGACCGAGCTGGAGCGCGATGCGAAGAGCGTCGCGCCGAAGCACCACCTCGACGGCTACGCGGGCCAGTTCCTGCCCTACGAGGGCCTCACCGTCAACGCGGCCGAGGCCGTGTACTCGGCGGGCGGCAGCATCCTCGGCGACGAGGGCACCCGCGTCACCGTCGACTCGGCCGCCGCCCGCGAGGGCATCGGTTTCCTCGCCCGCGGCGTCCGCGAGGGCTGGATCCCGAAACAGGCGCTGACCTGGAAGGAAGAGGAGTCCAAGCAGGCCTTCCAGGACGGAAAGCTGCTCTTCCTGCGCAACTGGCCCTACGCCTACGCCGTGGCCTCCGCCAAGGGCTCCAAGGTCGCCGGGAAGATCGGCGCCGTACCGCTGCCCGGGCCCGACGGACCGGGGACGAGCGTCCTCGGCGGCTCCAACCTCGCGGTCAACACCCATGCCCGGCATCCCGATTCGGCCGCACGCCTGATCGCCTACCTCACCAGCGCGCAGGTGCAGCGCCAGGTGCTCGTCCGGGGCGCGCTGCCGCCCGTACGCGCCGCGCTGTACCAGGATCCCGCGCTGATCCGGCAGTTCCCCTATCTGCAGACCCTGCGCACCGCCGTGCTCACCGCCGCGCCGCGCCCCAAGAGCGCGCACTACGACCAGGTCAGTCTGGTGGTGCAGGCGGTGGTGCACGGCGCTCTGACCGGACGCGAGACGCCCGAGCAGGCCGTACGACGGCTGGCGCGCGAGCTCGACGCCATCGCCCGCCGATAGTCTCTCGACCCCTCGCGCTAGTTACTTGTTAAGTAACGCGGACGTCTCATCTCTGCTCAGGATGCACAGATAAGTCCGTATTTACGACCCCAACTGTCCAGTAGCTTCCGTTCTTTTCATTGACACCCTCGCGACACGCCTACCTAACATGCATGCATGCTGAGTAAGTACCACTGGTGGCGTGACGCGGTGATCTACCAGGTCTACGTCCGCAGCTTTCTCGACAGCACCGGTGACGGCGTCGGCGATCTGGCCGGCGTCCGGGCCGGGCTGCCGTACCTGAAGAAGCTGGGCGTGGACGGGATCTGGCTGAGCCCGTTCTATCCCTCGCCGCAGCACGACCACGGCTACGACGTGGCCGACTACCGCGGGGTCGACCCGCTCTTCGGCGACCTCGCCGAGTTCGACCTGCTGATGGCGGCCGCCCACCGGCTCGGCATCAAGGTGCTCCTTGACATCGTCCCCAACCACTGCTCCAGCGAGCACCCCTGGTTCCGCGAGGCGCTGGACAGTGCGCCCGGCAGCCCGGCCCGCGCCCGCTTCCACTTCGCCGACGGGCGCGGCCCGGACGGCAGCGAGCCGCCCAACAACTGGCACGCCATGTTCGGCGGCCCCGCCTGGACCAGGGTCGGCGACGGCCAGTGGTACCTGCACATGTTCACGCCCGAACAGCCCGACTGGAACTGGCGCAATCCCGAGATCACCGCCGAGTTCGACCGGACCCTGCGCTTCTGGCTCGACCGGGGCGTGGACGGCTTCCGCATCGACGTCGCCGCCGGCCTGTTCAAGCACCCCGAACTGCCCGACTCCGACGACCCCGAGGCCGACGCCCGCACCCGCGACTCGGTCAACCCGCTCGCCTGGAACCAGCCCGAGGTGCATGGCACATGGCGGCGCTGGCGCGCGACATGCGAGGAGTACCGGGAGCGCGACGGCCGCGAACGCCTCCTCGTCGGCGAGGTCTCCGTGCCCACCGCCCGCGAACACGCCCTGTACGTCCGCCCGGACGAACTCCACCAGGCCTTCTTCTTCGACCTGCTCGGCGCCCCCTGGGACGCCGACGCCTTCCGCAAGGTCATCTCCGAGGCCATGCAGGACATCGCCGGCACCGGCTCCACGGTCACCTGGGTCCTCAACAACCACGACCAGGTCCGCACCGTCACCCGCTACGGCGAACCCGCTCCCGAGGGCAGCGGCCTCGGCGCCGCCCGTGCCCGCGCCGCCGCGCTGCTGATGCTGGCGCTGCCCGGAGCCGCGTACATCTACCAGGGCGAGGAACTGGGCCTGCCCGAGGTCGTCGACCTGCCCGACGACGTCCTCACCGACCCGATCTTCCGGCGCACCGGCAGCCGTGCCCGCGTCCGGGACGGCTGCCGGGTGCCGCTGCCCTGGTCCGGGCAGGCCTCGCCGTTCGGCTTCACCTCCGGCGCGGAGGGCGTGCGGCCCTGGCTGCCGCAGCCCGACTGGTTCGCCGAGCACGCCACCGACCGCGCCCTCGCCGACACCCGCTCCTTCTGGCACCTGTACCGCGAAGGCCTGCAACTACGGCGTTCTCTCCCGCAGTTGGGCGAGGGAACGCTGCGCTGGCTGGACACCCCGCCCGGGGTCCTCGCCTTCGCCCGCGGCGACGACCTGGTCTGCGCCGTCAACTTCACCACGGCCCCCGCCCCCGCGCCGGTCTCCGGCACCCCCCTGCTGTCCAGCGGCCCCTGCCCGCCCGGCGTCCTGCCCGGCTCCACGGCCGCCTGGTGGCTCAGCGACCTCTGATCAACCACCTTTTGAAGGGACATCGACGATGATGCGACGCCGTACCACCCTGCTCACCAGCTGCACCGCCCTCGCCCTCGCGCTCGGCGCCACCGCCTGTGGCGGCGGGCCGGTCTCGGCCGGCGGCGGTGACAAGGCGCTCAGCGGCCAGACCGTCACCGTGGCCGGCGTCTGGTCCGGAGCCGAGCAGAAGAACTTCCAGAAGGTGCTGGACGCGTTCACCGCGAAGACCGGCGCCAAGACCCGGTTCGTGTCCACCGGTGACAACGTCTCCACCGTCGTCGGCAGCAAGATCGAGGGCGGCGACGCCCCCGACGTCGTGATGGTCCCGCAGGTCGGCGTCCTCCAGCAGTTCGCGAAGAAAGGCTGGCTGAAGCCCCTGTCCGGCACTGCCCGGCAGACCGTCGACGCCGACTACGCGCCCGTGTGGCGGAAGTACGGCAGCGTCGACGGCACCCTGTACGGCCTCTACTTCAAGGCCGCCCACAAGTCCACCGTCTGGTACAGCCCCGACGCGCTCGCCCAGGCCGGGGTCAAGCCGCCGACGACGTACGACGAGATGCTGAAGGCCGGGCACACCGTCTCCGACTCCGGGCTCGCCGCCTTCTCCGTCGCCGGTGAGGACGGCTGGACCCTCACCGACTGGTTCGAGAACATCTACCTCTCCCAGGCCGGACCCGAGAAGTACGACGCCCTCGCCGCCCACCGGCTCACGTGGACCGACCCCTCCGTCGTCCGGGCGCTCACCACCCTCGGCAAGCTGTTCAAGGACAAGCAGCTCGTCGCGGGCGGCCAGAAGGAGGCCCTGAACACCGACTTCCCCAGCTCGGTGGAGAAGGTGTTCGGCCCCAAGCCCGAGGCCGGCATGGTCTACGAGGGCGACTTCGTGGCCGGGGTCGCCCACGACCAGTTCGGGAAGACCATCGGCAAGGACGCGAACTTCTTCCCCTTCCCGGCGGTCGACGGCGGCACGGCACCGGTGGTCAGCGGCGGTGACGCGGCCGTCGTCCTCAAGGACGGCAAGAACGCCACGGCCGGCATGAAGCTCCTGGAGTACCTGGCCACCCCCGAGGCGGCAGCCGTCTGGGCGAAGGCGGGCGGCTTCCTGTCCCCGAACAAGAAGCTCGACTTCTCGGCGTACGGCGACGACGTCACCCGGGCCACCGCCAAGTCCCTGGTCGACGCGGGCGATTCGGTCCGCTTCGACATGTCCGACCAGGCGCCCGCCGCCTTCGGCGGCACCAAGGGCGCGGGGGAGTGGAAGCTGCTCCAGGACTTCCTGCGCGACCCGTCGGACCCGAAGGGCACCGCGGAGCGGCTCGAAGCCGCGGCGGCCAAGGCCTACCAGGGCTGAACGGCAGCATCATGACCGCCACCACTCATCTGAAACAGCAGGCGGGCCCGTGGGCCGCCGGCGTGGCGCGCGGGCGCCGCGGCCGGCGGCGCGCCCGGCTGATCGCCCTGCTCTTCGTCTTCCCGGCGCTGCTCCTGCTCGGTGCGCTCGTCGTCTACCCGGTGCTGTTCTCCGTCGGCCGCAGCCTCTTCGACGCCTCCGGCACCCGGTTCGTCGGCGCCGGCAACTACACCGAGATGTTCCGCGACCCGGCCACCCTGAAGGCCATCCGCAACACCGCCATCTGGGTCGTCGTGGCCCCGGCCCTGCTGACCGGCCTCGGCCTGATCCTGGCCGTGCTGGTGGAGAAGGTGCGCTGGGCCACCGCCTTCAAACTCCTGCTCTTCATGCCGATGGCGGTGTCCTTCCTCGCCGCCGGCATCATCTTCCGCCTCGCCTACGACGAGGACCCGAACAAGGGCGTGCTCAACGCGGCCGTCGTCTCCGTCCACGACGCCTTCCAGGGCACGTCGGCCTACCCGACGGCCCGCGGGCGCGCCGGACTGCTGACCCAGGACGGGGACGGCTCGTACCGTACGACCGCCTCCACCGGCCGGTCCGTGGCGCTCCCCATGGTCGGCGTCCTGCCCAAGGACCTGCCGAAGCACGCCGCGCCCGCGTACCCGGCGGCCGCGCGGCAGGCCGCCCCCGGTGAACTGCGCGGAGTCGTCTACCTGGACTTCACCCCCGGCGGGGGCGGCCGGCCGGGCAAGGTCGACCCGAAGGAGAGCGGCCTGCCCGGGATGACGGTCCAGGCGCTGCGCGACGGCCGGACGGTCGCGAGCGCCACGACCGCCGCCGACGGCTCCTTCCGCCTGTCCGGGCTGCGCGCGGGCTCGTACACGGTGAAGCTGCCGAAGTCCAACTTCGCCCAGCCCTACCAGGGCGTCTCCTGGCTCGGCCCGGCCCTCGTCACACCGGCGATCATCGGCGCCTACCTGTGGATCTGGACCGGCTTCGCGATGGTGCTGATCGGCGCGGGGCTGTCCACCCTGCCCCGGGACGCGCTGGAGGCGGCCCGGATGGACGGCGCGAACGAGTGGCAGATCTTCCGCCGGATCACCGTGCCGCTGCTGGCCCCCGTGCTGACGGTCGTCTTCGTGACCCTCGTGATCAACGTGATGAAGGTCTTCGACCTCGTCTACATCATCGCGCCCGGACCGGTGCAGGAGGACGCCACCGTCCTCGCGACCCAGATGTGGCTGGTGTCCTTCGGGGGCGGCAACAACCAGGGCCTCGGCAGTGCCCTGGGCGTCCTGCTCCTGCTTCTGGTGATTCCCGCGATGGTCTTTAACGTCCGCCGATTCAGAAGGAGTCAGCGATGAACACGGTCAGGAGAGGGCTCGGCAACGGCCTGGTCCAGGCCTTCCTGGTGGTGATCGGCCTGGTCTGGCTGACCCCGCTGGCGGGACTGTTCGTGTCCTCGCTGCGGTCGTCCCAGGACACCGCGAAGGGCGGCTGGTGGACGGCCCTGACGAGCCCCGGGCAGCTGTCCTTCGACAACTACTCGGCCCTGCTGAAGAACTCCGGCATGACCCAGGCCTTCTGGAACACGGTACTGATCTCGGTGCCGGCCACAACGCTCGTCGTGGGTCTCGCGGCCCTCGCCGGATACGCCTTCGCCTGGCTGGACTTCCCGCTCAGGGAGCCGCTCTTCCTGCTGGTGGTGGCCCTGTTGGTGGTGCCGGTGCAGATCGGCCTGCTGCCGGTGGCCAAACTCTTCGGCGCGCTGGGCCTGTTCGGCACCATCCCCGGTGTCGTCCTCTTCCACGTCGCCTACGGCCTGCCCTTCGCGGTGTTCCTGCTGCGCAACTACTTCGCGGAGATGCCGAAGGAGATGCTGGAGGCGGCGCGGATGGACGGCGGCAGCGAGTGGCGTATCTTCACCCGACTGGTCCTGCCGGTGGGACGCCCCGCGATCGCCTCCCTCGCGATCTTCCAGTTCCTCTGGGTCTGGAACGACATGCTGGTCGCCCTGCTCTTCGCCGACAGCTCCGCCCAGCCCCTGACCGTGGAACTCCAGTCCCAGATCCGCCAGTTCGGCAGCAACATCGACGTCCTGGCCCCGGGCGCGTTCCTGTCCCTGATCGTGCCGGTGGTGGTGTTCTTCGCCTTCCAGAGGCACTTCGTACAGGGGGTGATGGCGGGATCCGTCAAGTGAGCGCAGCGGAATCACGCATCATGCACACGCCTGCTACACAACGGATTCATACCATTGGGTGATCAACCGGCGTGTCAGATGGCGTGAGCTGATAGGGAGATACCTCCAGGGGGGCCGGGGAGGGTGGTCGCCCCTGCGCCCGCTCAGGAGGTATCCACGGCATGGCCCAGCAGCCCCAGACCATGATGAAGACCGTCCTCGACGGATGGCGGAACTCTCTGCTGGACATGGGCGGGCGCAACCGGCTGCTGAACTTCCGGCATACCAGAACGGCCACGCTGGAGATCCACTCGCCCGGCGCCGACGCGCTGCTCGCGGACCTGGCCAGGGGATGGGAGTTCGCGCCGGTCCCGGAGAAGACGCAGGGCGTGGGCCTGGAGAAGGCCGGCGACACGGTGGACGGGAGCACCGGCCGGCCGCACCGCCCGGGACTGGTCACCCAGAAGACCACCCAGGCGGCGCTGGACTCCTCGCTCTACCAACTGCGCCAGAAGTCCGGCCAGATGTACAACGACTACGGCCTGTGGGTGCTCTGGCTGGGCGTCGGCATACTCGACTGGCGCGAGGCCGACGCCCACGAGAGCAGCGCCGCGCCCCTGCTCCTGGTACCCGTCGAACTGCGCAGGGACGGCAATCGCAGCTACCGCCTGCACCCGGCGGAGGACCAGGAGCGCATCCACAACCCCGCGCTCGCGGTGAAACTGGACCGGCTCGGCGTCGACTGGACACCCGTCACCGCGACCGACGCTGCCGACCTGCCCGGCGTCCTCGCGGCGGCCCGATCGGTCGCGGCCGGGCTGCAGGGATGGGCGGTCGAGGAGCGCGTGGTCCTCGGGCTGTTCGCCTCCCACCGCGAGGCGATGTACCAGGACCTCCAGCAGAACGAGGAACGGATCCTCGGCCATCCGCTGGTGCGGGCCGTCGCCCTCGGGCCCGACGTGGGCCTGCCCGACGACCTGATCGACTTCGAACCCCCCGACGCGGACCGCATCGACGACATCCAGCTGCCCGAGCAGACCCCGCTCGTCCTCGACGCCGACGCCTCACAGCGGCAGTGCATCGCCGCGGCCCTCGACGACCGGTCCTTCGTCATGAGCGGCCCGCCCGGCACCGGCAAGAGCCAGACCATCACCAACCTCATCGCCGCACTCATGCACGCCGGCCGCAGCGTGCTGTTCGTCAGTGAGAAGGCCGCCGCCCTCGACGTCGTACGCAACCGGCTGCGCGGGGTCGGGCTCGGTGACTTCGTCATGGCCCTGCACAGCGGTGACACGAGCAAGAAGGCGGTGGCCACCGAACTCGCCCGGGTGCTCACCACCGAGGCCCGGGTCACCGGAGCCGCCGAGCACGAGCTGGCGCGCGCCCGGAAGCTGCGCGCGGACCTGTCCGCGTACGCCGCTGCCATGAACGAGACCCGCGAACCCCTGGGGCGCAGCCTGCACGACGTCCTCGGCCGCCTGGTGCTGCTGGAGCAGTCCGACACCCCCGGCCTGCCGCTGGGCACGGAGAACGCCAAGGTCGTCCGCACCCTGACCGCCGGCGCCCTGCAGGAACTCGCCGCCGCCGCCCAGACGGTCGCCCGTGCCTGGCGCCCCGCCGCCGAGGGCGAGTCCTTCCCCTGGCGCGGGCTGGCCGGCGGCTCCGCGCACCAGGTGGTCGCCGAGGCCGCCGACGCCCTCGGCGCCCTGCTGACGGCGGCCGGACGCCGCCCCTTCGCCGCCACCCAGGACGAGCCCCGCTCGGTGCGTGAGGTCCAGCAGCTCGTGCGCGGCCTGCGGGCCGGGCTCGCCGGCCGTCCGGCAGAGCAGGAGGACGGCGGCCTGCCGGAGGACGTCACCACTCAGGTCGCCCAGCTCGCCGACCTGCTCGGCATGCCGAAGCCCGATCGCGCCGAGACCGCGTACGCCCTGTGCGAGCTGGCCGACCTGACGACGGACGGCCACCGCCCGCTCCACGGCTGGTTCGACACCGACACCCTGCGCCGCGCCCACGCGGCGGCCCGCGACCTGAGTACGGCCCTCGACGCGCAGGCCGCGGCCCGAGCGGCGGCCGAGGACGTCTTCGGCGAACAGATCCTCACCGCCACCGACCTGCCCGCCCTGGTACGACGCTTCGCCGAGGAGCACCGCGGCCTCATGGCCCGCTTCTCGGCACAGTACAAGGAGGACCGCCGGCGAGTGGCCGACCTGACCAGGACCGGCACCTGGGACAAGGCGCTGGCCGGCCGGCTGGAGCAGGCGCTGGCCTGGCAGCAGGCCGCCGCCGAGGTGACGCGCCTGACCGGGGCGCACACCGCCCTGCTCGGCAGGTACACGCCGCACACCCCGGACGCGTACGAGGAGCTGGACCGGGCCCTGGCGACGGCCGACCGCATCGAGACGCTCGGCCGGGATGCCCAGCGCCGCGACCTGCTCGCGGACCGACTGGCCGACCAGGCCGAACCCGACCAGCTCCCCGCTCTGCTCGCCGAGCAGGTCCGCAGGTCGCTCGGTGCCTGGTGTGCGGCCGCCGAGACCCGGGCCGAGCGCTGGAACCGAGCAGTGACGGACCTGCTCGACCTCTTCGACACGGCCGGCCGCACCCGGCTGTCGCCCTCCCTGCTCGGTCCCCTGGACCAGGCCGAGCAGGCCATCGACACCCTGCTCGCCGATCCGGAGGGCCCCGAGGTGTGGCGCGCCCACTGCGACGGGCTCGCCGTCCTCGCCCGGCACGGGGCGGACGGCCTGGTCGCGGGCGCGGCCGAGCGCGGCCTCGACCCGCGGCGCCTGCCGGACATCGTCGAGCAGGCGCTGCTGCGCGCCTGGGCGGACGGCGTCCTCGCCACCGACCCGCGCCTGCGCAGCACCCGCGCCGAGGACCTGGACGCGCGCGTGGCCGACTTCCAGGAGGCCGACCGGCGGCTGATCGCGGCCGCCGGGGGAGCGGTGACCGAGGCGTGCAACAAGCGCCGGCCCCGCAGCTTCGGCGGTGGCGGTGCGGCCGTCGTCATCCGGGAGGCCGAGAAGAAGACGCGGCACATGCCGGTGCGTGAACTGCTCGGCAGAGCCCGCGAAGTCGTGCAGGCCGTCAAGCCGTGCTTCATGATGAGTCCCTTGACGGTCAGCCAGTTCCTGCCACCGGACTTCCAGTTCGACGTCGTCGTCTTCGACGAGGCCTCCCAGGTCCGCCCCAGCGACGCGGTCAACTGCATCTACCGGGGCCGTACGCTGATCGTCGCCGGTGACGACAGGCAGTTGCCGCCGACCTCCTTCTTCGACTCCTCCGTCGACGACGA encodes:
- a CDS encoding ABC transporter ATP-binding protein — translated: MSEDTVPVLRAAGLVKTHHGEGAPAHAVRGVDLSVARGEFVAITGPSGAGKSTLLHLLGGLQRPDEGSIWLDGRCTDSFSEARWAVERRKSIGFVFQFFNLVSNLSVADNVELPALLAGVPPKRARAERETLLAELGLEGKERSMPGELSGGEQQRVALARALVNHPPLLLADEPAGSLDSKGTREVMRLLSRFHGRGQTIVLVTHDARLASAADRVVSFFDGRIADDATLDDTPARPSGISGVLELKD
- a CDS encoding PadR family transcriptional regulator; this encodes MRLALLALLARGPAHGYELKQDLEQLLGSAYPQPNVGQIYVTLGRLEKSGLIEGEDVEQSSRPNKKVYHLTDAGREALHAWFEETEDEPRVRDEFFMKLALASQTGLADQIALINKQRRQYLNTMRTLSKLAAAEDRDNRIAHLLIEGAMLHLQADLDWLERCQEELE
- a CDS encoding ABC transporter substrate-binding protein, whose product is MRWIRAAGRGLLVLVVIMTGYVTSGIGADEGAGGGRGPLTLATAGDLTGYLGPLLQGWNRTHPGEKVTLVELPDSADETYAQMTTDLRGGDRSRFDVLNIDVNWTSEFAAAGWIRPLPRDRFPLKSFLPPVVDTATYDGRLYAVPYVTNAGLLLYRKDVLAEEGVPPPRTWTELERDAKSVAPKHHLDGYAGQFLPYEGLTVNAAEAVYSAGGSILGDEGTRVTVDSAAAREGIGFLARGVREGWIPKQALTWKEEESKQAFQDGKLLFLRNWPYAYAVASAKGSKVAGKIGAVPLPGPDGPGTSVLGGSNLAVNTHARHPDSAARLIAYLTSAQVQRQVLVRGALPPVRAALYQDPALIRQFPYLQTLRTAVLTAAPRPKSAHYDQVSLVVQAVVHGALTGRETPEQAVRRLARELDAIARR
- a CDS encoding glycoside hydrolase family 13 protein — encoded protein: MLSKYHWWRDAVIYQVYVRSFLDSTGDGVGDLAGVRAGLPYLKKLGVDGIWLSPFYPSPQHDHGYDVADYRGVDPLFGDLAEFDLLMAAAHRLGIKVLLDIVPNHCSSEHPWFREALDSAPGSPARARFHFADGRGPDGSEPPNNWHAMFGGPAWTRVGDGQWYLHMFTPEQPDWNWRNPEITAEFDRTLRFWLDRGVDGFRIDVAAGLFKHPELPDSDDPEADARTRDSVNPLAWNQPEVHGTWRRWRATCEEYRERDGRERLLVGEVSVPTAREHALYVRPDELHQAFFFDLLGAPWDADAFRKVISEAMQDIAGTGSTVTWVLNNHDQVRTVTRYGEPAPEGSGLGAARARAAALLMLALPGAAYIYQGEELGLPEVVDLPDDVLTDPIFRRTGSRARVRDGCRVPLPWSGQASPFGFTSGAEGVRPWLPQPDWFAEHATDRALADTRSFWHLYREGLQLRRSLPQLGEGTLRWLDTPPGVLAFARGDDLVCAVNFTTAPAPAPVSGTPLLSSGPCPPGVLPGSTAAWWLSDL
- a CDS encoding ABC transporter substrate-binding protein, producing the protein MMRRRTTLLTSCTALALALGATACGGGPVSAGGGDKALSGQTVTVAGVWSGAEQKNFQKVLDAFTAKTGAKTRFVSTGDNVSTVVGSKIEGGDAPDVVMVPQVGVLQQFAKKGWLKPLSGTARQTVDADYAPVWRKYGSVDGTLYGLYFKAAHKSTVWYSPDALAQAGVKPPTTYDEMLKAGHTVSDSGLAAFSVAGEDGWTLTDWFENIYLSQAGPEKYDALAAHRLTWTDPSVVRALTTLGKLFKDKQLVAGGQKEALNTDFPSSVEKVFGPKPEAGMVYEGDFVAGVAHDQFGKTIGKDANFFPFPAVDGGTAPVVSGGDAAVVLKDGKNATAGMKLLEYLATPEAAAVWAKAGGFLSPNKKLDFSAYGDDVTRATAKSLVDAGDSVRFDMSDQAPAAFGGTKGAGEWKLLQDFLRDPSDPKGTAERLEAAAAKAYQG
- a CDS encoding ABC transporter permease subunit: MTATTHLKQQAGPWAAGVARGRRGRRRARLIALLFVFPALLLLGALVVYPVLFSVGRSLFDASGTRFVGAGNYTEMFRDPATLKAIRNTAIWVVVAPALLTGLGLILAVLVEKVRWATAFKLLLFMPMAVSFLAAGIIFRLAYDEDPNKGVLNAAVVSVHDAFQGTSAYPTARGRAGLLTQDGDGSYRTTASTGRSVALPMVGVLPKDLPKHAAPAYPAAARQAAPGELRGVVYLDFTPGGGGRPGKVDPKESGLPGMTVQALRDGRTVASATTAADGSFRLSGLRAGSYTVKLPKSNFAQPYQGVSWLGPALVTPAIIGAYLWIWTGFAMVLIGAGLSTLPRDALEAARMDGANEWQIFRRITVPLLAPVLTVVFVTLVINVMKVFDLVYIIAPGPVQEDATVLATQMWLVSFGGGNNQGLGSALGVLLLLLVIPAMVFNVRRFRRSQR
- a CDS encoding carbohydrate ABC transporter permease, whose translation is MNTVRRGLGNGLVQAFLVVIGLVWLTPLAGLFVSSLRSSQDTAKGGWWTALTSPGQLSFDNYSALLKNSGMTQAFWNTVLISVPATTLVVGLAALAGYAFAWLDFPLREPLFLLVVALLVVPVQIGLLPVAKLFGALGLFGTIPGVVLFHVAYGLPFAVFLLRNYFAEMPKEMLEAARMDGGSEWRIFTRLVLPVGRPAIASLAIFQFLWVWNDMLVALLFADSSAQPLTVELQSQIRQFGSNIDVLAPGAFLSLIVPVVVFFAFQRHFVQGVMAGSVK
- a CDS encoding DUF3320 domain-containing protein, producing MAQQPQTMMKTVLDGWRNSLLDMGGRNRLLNFRHTRTATLEIHSPGADALLADLARGWEFAPVPEKTQGVGLEKAGDTVDGSTGRPHRPGLVTQKTTQAALDSSLYQLRQKSGQMYNDYGLWVLWLGVGILDWREADAHESSAAPLLLVPVELRRDGNRSYRLHPAEDQERIHNPALAVKLDRLGVDWTPVTATDAADLPGVLAAARSVAAGLQGWAVEERVVLGLFASHREAMYQDLQQNEERILGHPLVRAVALGPDVGLPDDLIDFEPPDADRIDDIQLPEQTPLVLDADASQRQCIAAALDDRSFVMSGPPGTGKSQTITNLIAALMHAGRSVLFVSEKAAALDVVRNRLRGVGLGDFVMALHSGDTSKKAVATELARVLTTEARVTGAAEHELARARKLRADLSAYAAAMNETREPLGRSLHDVLGRLVLLEQSDTPGLPLGTENAKVVRTLTAGALQELAAAAQTVARAWRPAAEGESFPWRGLAGGSAHQVVAEAADALGALLTAAGRRPFAATQDEPRSVREVQQLVRGLRAGLAGRPAEQEDGGLPEDVTTQVAQLADLLGMPKPDRAETAYALCELADLTTDGHRPLHGWFDTDTLRRAHAAARDLSTALDAQAAARAAAEDVFGEQILTATDLPALVRRFAEEHRGLMARFSAQYKEDRRRVADLTRTGTWDKALAGRLEQALAWQQAAAEVTRLTGAHTALLGRYTPHTPDAYEELDRALATADRIETLGRDAQRRDLLADRLADQAEPDQLPALLAEQVRRSLGAWCAAAETRAERWNRAVTDLLDLFDTAGRTRLSPSLLGPLDQAEQAIDTLLADPEGPEVWRAHCDGLAVLARHGADGLVAGAAERGLDPRRLPDIVEQALLRAWADGVLATDPRLRSTRAEDLDARVADFQEADRRLIAAAGGAVTEACNKRRPRSFGGGGAAVVIREAEKKTRHMPVRELLGRAREVVQAVKPCFMMSPLTVSQFLPPDFQFDVVVFDEASQVRPSDAVNCIYRGRTLIVAGDDRQLPPTSFFDSSVDDDSDEYAEDVPDSFESLLQACKAGAMRELPLRWHYRSRHENLITFSNHEFYDNSMITFPGALDEGNDVGVAFLKTDGVYDRGRRRDNREEAEFVARRVLHHFDTRPGKSLGVVALSQAQASAIDQAVQQARLARPDLDHCFTEDRLDGFFVKNLESVQGDERDVMIMSVGYGPDEHGRVGLNFGPINKSGGWRRLNVAVTRARYRMEVVASFRAAGLPDSPNDSVQYLKRYLDYAENGPSILARDVVQTDAEPESPFEESVLAVLRGWGYQVQPQVGVAGYRIDLGVRHPELPGAFALGVECDGAMYHSAKAARDRDRLREQVLNGLGWRLHRIWGTDWYRGRPAAELRLREAVEQAVAQGPLTTAPATPRPAAGEEAHTAPPSGGDEHGRIPRQTKVEYERVPVDTGTAREWSVPYRTSAVTVVPRHELHTPEARPALRKVLAQIIDTEGPIHEDLLVQRAREAWGVGRAGNRIRDNVREVARTLVRSGQVRADDAFYDVTARDEVKARHPEDGTPPRKVLHIAPAERHRVLYELAAECPGMSEDELIKQACEFFGWRRTGKDIRDRLAADLAELRRRGELDGGPDRVSAVRRAGW